Proteins encoded by one window of Rhizophagus irregularis chromosome 31, complete sequence:
- a CDS encoding 60S ribosomal protein eL6 — MAKMAHAPRNRFLVPGIPRYSRSKVYAKKALYRRKKSTIPKPETKAETTKTVQINGNNNGGQRVIPLEKAPRFYPAEDVPLPKKSRKVNKQTKLRTSITPGSILILLTGRFRGKRVVFLKQLKSGLLLVTGPFKVNGVPLKRVNQAYVIATSTKVDVSSCTIDKFDDLYFKREKKPKKNDDIEELFKDQSQKKVVSEHKIADQKEIDKQLVASLKKVPDLYDYLRARFSLSKGQFPHNLSF, encoded by the exons a tggCAAAAATGGCACACGCACCACGCAATAGATTTCTTGTTCCCGGAATTCCACGCTATTCTCGTAGTAAAGTCTACGCAAAAAAGGCCTTATACAGACGCAAGAAGTCTACTATTCCAAAGCCTGAAACTAAGGCTGAAACCACAAAAACAGTACAAATTAACGGAAATAACAATGGTGGTCAACGTGTTATCCCATTAGAAAAGGCTCCACGATTTTATCCAGCAGAAGATGTTCCTCTTCCAAAAAAATCACGAAAAGTTAACAAGCAAACGAAACTTCGTACCTCTATTACTCCTGGTTCAATTCTTATCTTATTGACTGGTCGATTCCGTGGAAAACGCgttgtttttttaaaacagCTCAAAAGCGGTTTATTATTGGTGACCGGCCCATTCAAAGTTAATGGTGTTCCGTTGAAGCGCGTCAATCAAGCTTATGTTATAGCTACCTCAACAAAAGTTGATGTTAGTTCTTGTACG aTTGATAAATTTGACGATTTATATTTCAAGAGAGAAAAGAAACCTAAGAAAAACGATGATATAGAAGAACTCTTTAAAGACCAAAGt CAAAAGAAAGTAGTTTCGGAGCATAAAATTGCTgatcaaaaagaaattgataaacaACTCGTGGCCAGCTTGAAAAAAGTCCCAGATCTTTATGATTATTTACGAGCCAGATTTTCACTCAGTAAAGGCCAATTTCCTCACAATTTGAGCTTTTAG